DNA from Vigna radiata var. radiata cultivar VC1973A unplaced genomic scaffold, Vradiata_ver6 scaffold_352, whole genome shotgun sequence:
AGAACTTCGTCGACAGCGCTGCCATAAATGCATTTGTGGGATACAAAGATCGCTCTGAGAATCCAGTCACCGCTGTCCTAGCCGAAGTTTATGGGACCCTTAGTCAATGTTACGAGCTAAAGGGGGGGAAACTTTTGTGTTGTCTGCTAGTGTTGTATGTATGGTTCGTCTCTCGGGTGAAGGAAAGCACAttgaatgccacatgtcccGTGGATGAGCTACTGCAGTGTAAACCAAATACGAAAGGGGCAAATGAATGGGCCCAGCTCTGTGCAAGTCTAAATGTGGAGCAAATTAGATGGAATGTCCCTTGGCAGCAAAGATCgcaaatcatatattattgcGGGAGGTACCCTAATGTTCCCCTCATGGGTATCAGGTGTTGCATTAACTACAATCCTGTGTTAGCACAAAGGCAATTCGGGTATCCTTTGAGAGGAGCACCTACACCTGCATCTCTTGCTACATTGCAGATATATTATAAAGAAGGAACCTTTGCTGAAACGCTTCATCAAATTAGAAATGCTTGGGGCAGCGTTGTTCGTGCAGAAAGGAACCCAAGACCATGGACTGTTGATGAGGGAATTCCTTNTGACTTTTGGATTGCAGAGAGGGTTAGGATAGTGAAGTTACCTTTCAAGTTAGTTTCTCCTAACCTGGATTATGAGAAACAGTTTCATAAGGCTGAAGGTGAGGCGGTGCAACTGTTAAAGGCCGAATTAGAGCAGATGAAACTAGAAAATATCAAGTTGGCCAGTAATCTTCAGAATTTGCAGCATGACTATGCTAATCTCAAGCAGGATAGTGTGGAAAACTATGAAGCATGTGAAGAGTTGTTATTAAAACAAAGGAGAGAACTGGTGGCAGCCAAAACTGAGCTAGCCTTGAAAGATTGGGAATATGAAATAGCTGAGATATCAGAGCGTGTTATGAAGCAAATGTGTGATGAGTTCAAGAGGGACAAGGAANTTTCtctcaagacgtttgtgcacatgcTGCTTGAAAACCTCCACCCTTCACTTTTCTAAAATAAAGGATTTCCCCTCAACAAACATCATCGCTGCCCtcaataacaaagtaaaccttttCACTGGGGCAGATTGGCTTGGCCAAAATTTTTTCTCGTTTGCGCTAGTAGGGTGATCCCCGAATCCGTtgagacaaaacaaaaaaatataaggcaaaaaaacatatacaaaataaaaaaaaaaactttcaaaaagagaataagtccactagattgaaaacccgaaagggtagtctagaaaggaaaaagcaagaaaagaagaacaaaaaaaaacgactcatgttgaggtcattcagtcgcaaaattaatcttttgaaaataaggcaatcagagttcaaaatgatgtgtggccttcttgtttttacctaaaagcaaaaatatatccattgtcaccccatttgagctaaaaataaattctttttcaaaatcatccccaagcaagggttgtcatcaACTAGGAGTCAACTCATGTCGCAAATAAGAGCACTCAATTGTCAAAtgaagagaattcatcaagaagagaaaaaaaaaagagaaagaaaaaacaaacagacaaacaaaaagaacaaaaaatcacaaagtgatgatgagcaaagagaatgaaaatcaaagttcGAGAAAAAGCGAAAGTGCTCAAAAGTCAtatagttgatgcaatgcctagatgaCAACCCTTGTTTCCAAAATATATAACCAAagaacattcatttgggcctttatacccttttcttctaataccttttagcccttggccacgttacaagcttaataaagtccacgcagattgAATAACGATTGCTCgaattttcataaagcttaactTTGCGATAAGGGGAAATGATtttcaatgtgtcgtaaaaaaaaaagaagagaaaaaaagaagaagaaaaaagtaatgtCTCGGGAAGAGGGGATCACCCTGGCATCTAAtcagaagcatgcaaaagaaaaatcaaactaatttggGGCCATCCTTTTAGCTGATCCTTTTCATGTCCAATACCTCTTCCAAATGGAACCCCTTGCCAAAGAAAAACTGGGGCAACTTTGTGAACCTCACACgatttttttcatcaacccataccacgataaaaaagaaaaaaaaaagaaaactggGGCAGCTTTATAAGTCtcacaaaatttcatcaatccataatccCATGACTGGGACAACTTTGCAAGTCTCACTTGATTTTGTGTCACTctaattttcatggatccaaaccccagCTCATTTTCCTAAACACAAAACCGGGGCAAAGTTTTTGATATACTGTGTTTCATCTTGACACTCACATATTACGTCTCCTTTGAGGATTGAAGTACCCATGTGTTGGTCCCAGTCTTCCAAACTATTCCAAAtgactctcattctcttcaataTCATCCTtttgccaataaattcaagcatgtgtgcactgatgtcaaGAAAGAAGAGgtcaaacatataatcatatctAGCATTAGA
Protein-coding regions in this window:
- the LOC106779174 gene encoding uncharacterized protein LOC106779174, whose product is MKLHPMQLEGEFTVKGEARGLPQGYLEQYLHRLAEKEKWETFMDVLALILYGVMLFPNIENFVDSAAINAFVGYKDRSENPVTAVLAEVYGTLSQCYELKGGKLLCCLLVLYVWFVSRVKESTLNATCPVDELLQCKPNTKGANEWAQLCASLNVEQIRWNVPWQQRSQIIYYCGRYPNVPLMGIRCCINYNPVLAQRQFGYPLRGAPTPASLATLQIYYKEGTFAETLHQIRNAWGSVVRAERNPRPWTVDEGIPXDFWIAERVRIVKLPFKLVSPNLDYEKQFHKAEGEAVQLLKAELEQMKLENIKLASNLQNLQHDYANLKQDSVENYEACEELLLKQRRELVAAKTELALKDWEYEIAEISERVMKQMCDEFKRDKEXSLKTFVHMLLENLHPSLF